In Rutidosis leptorrhynchoides isolate AG116_Rl617_1_P2 chromosome 2, CSIRO_AGI_Rlap_v1, whole genome shotgun sequence, one genomic interval encodes:
- the LOC139888980 gene encoding F-box/kelch-repeat protein At3g06240-like, with the protein MSNPISALNHLPSDLIEAILSFLPPKSLGRFKLFSKRWCSLISSPNFIKTHIRNYTTNNPNPNPSQLILVPYQGYYLYSLDIKQLNSQTTPPTVFVKCLNFEEPCFQILGSCNGLLLVSDLLDNLYLLNPTTQKSLKVLEGESNDTTTYGFGYDSSKDDYKIISIFYKAKLDSDLDSSSVHVYSLRNNSWNKLSSFPYLLRDPYIFPGVLINNNLHWVVTRRCSTLM; encoded by the coding sequence ATGTCGAACCCAATCTCTGCTCTAAATCACCTTCCATCGGACCTCATTGAAGCAATCCTATCTTTTCTCCCCCCTAAATCCCTTGGCCGTTTCAAATTGTTTTCAAAACGATGGTGCTCATTGATTTccagtcccaattttatcaaaaccCATATTCGTAACTACACCACAAACAACCCTAATCCCAACCCCTCCCAATTGATTTTAGTTCCGTATCAAGGCTATTATCTCTACTCACTTGATATAAAACAACTCAACTCCCAAACCACTCCCCCAACCGTATTTGTTAAATGCCTAAATTTCGAGGAACCATGTTTTCAGATACTAGGGTCTTGCAATGGGCTTCTTTTAGTCAGTGATTTACTTGATAACCTCTATTTACTCAATCCAACCACACAAAAATCATTGAAAGTTTTAGAAGGAGAAAGTAATGATACAACAACATATGGATTTGGTTATGATTCTTCTAAGGATGATTATAAAATTATCTCCATTTTTTATAAAGCCAAATTAGATTCTGATCTTGATTCCAGCTCTGTACACGTGTATAGTTTACGTAACAATTCATGGAACAAGTTGTCTAGTTTTCCTTACTTACTACGTGATCCGTATATATTTCCAGGGGTACTCATTAACAATAATCTTCACTGGGTAGTAACAAGGAGATGCTCTACAttgatgtaa